One part of the Roseomonas gilardii genome encodes these proteins:
- a CDS encoding glutathione S-transferase family protein, which yields MLTVHHLNNSRSQRVLWLLEELGVPYEVKRYDRDPQTMLAPPELRAVHPLGKSPVITEDGMVLAETGAIVEYILDRHGAGRLQPAKDGPHWWPYRHWMHHAEGSAMPPLVMTLQLNRAAERVPPEAGAALAKIRDGFVAPGLERMKQYWNDALAETGWFAGPEMTAADIMMSFPIEAAAHRAPFGEAQPNPARFLERIHALPAYRRALERGGPYAYA from the coding sequence ATGCTGACTGTCCACCACCTGAACAACTCCCGCTCCCAGCGGGTGCTCTGGCTGCTGGAGGAGCTGGGGGTGCCCTATGAGGTGAAGCGCTACGACCGTGACCCGCAGACCATGCTGGCGCCGCCGGAGCTGCGGGCGGTGCATCCGCTGGGCAAATCGCCGGTCATCACCGAGGACGGGATGGTCCTGGCCGAGACCGGGGCGATCGTGGAGTACATCCTGGACCGGCATGGCGCGGGGCGGCTGCAGCCGGCGAAGGACGGGCCGCACTGGTGGCCCTATCGCCACTGGATGCACCATGCCGAGGGCTCGGCCATGCCGCCCCTGGTGATGACGCTGCAGCTCAACCGCGCCGCCGAGCGCGTGCCGCCGGAAGCCGGGGCGGCGCTCGCGAAGATCCGCGACGGGTTCGTGGCGCCCGGCCTGGAGCGGATGAAGCAGTACTGGAACGACGCCCTGGCGGAGACGGGCTGGTTCGCCGGGCCGGAGATGACGGCGGCGGACATCATGATGAGCTTCCCGATCGAGGCGGCGGCGCATCGCGCGCCCTTCGGCGAAGCGCAGCCGAACCCGGCACGGTTCCTGGAGCGCATCCATGCCCTGCCGGCCT
- a CDS encoding Hsp70 family protein — MSSPHAAMGRPVVGIDFGTTNSVIATLQPDGSVATARYAVGREVLDTFRSVLCFWTEHGAAGRAATRHAAGPRAIEAYLEDPLASRLIMSIKSYLAQRSLMETRVFGRSYALDQLVGLLLDGLFDSAGGLPAGAHVVAGRPVRFVGETADDALGEARLRDGFRAAGQGRIQVALEPEAAGHRFASTLDGAATVLVGDFGGGTSDFSILRFEPGPPRRVAPLGHAGVGIAGDALDYRIIDHVVSPRFGKGTSYAIMGKDLPVPPGWYANFARWHRLSLMRAPRTLREIEEVARTADHPERLRHLIRFIEEEAGYALYQAVSGAKAALSRAPTTTLRFEHEGFRLEEEVARADFERWIAPELAQFEAAVDRALADAGLGEGEVDRVFLTGGTSLVPAVRQLFERRFGPAKVAGGSEFVSVAEGLALIGAEAQDS; from the coding sequence ATGTCCTCTCCCCATGCCGCCATGGGCCGTCCTGTCGTGGGCATCGACTTCGGCACCACCAACAGCGTCATCGCCACGCTGCAACCGGACGGTTCCGTCGCCACCGCCCGCTATGCCGTGGGGCGGGAGGTGCTGGACACCTTCCGCTCCGTCCTCTGCTTCTGGACCGAGCACGGAGCCGCGGGCCGCGCCGCCACCCGCCATGCCGCCGGGCCGCGCGCCATCGAGGCCTATCTGGAGGACCCTCTCGCCAGCCGCCTGATCATGTCGATCAAGAGCTACCTGGCGCAGCGGAGCCTGATGGAGACCCGGGTCTTCGGCCGCTCCTACGCGCTGGACCAGCTCGTCGGCCTGCTTCTCGACGGCCTCTTCGACTCGGCGGGCGGCCTGCCCGCCGGGGCGCATGTCGTCGCCGGCCGTCCGGTGCGCTTCGTGGGGGAGACGGCGGACGACGCGCTCGGTGAGGCCCGGCTGCGCGACGGCTTCCGCGCCGCCGGCCAGGGGCGGATCCAGGTGGCGCTGGAGCCCGAGGCAGCGGGCCACCGCTTCGCCAGCACCCTGGACGGTGCGGCCACGGTCCTGGTCGGCGATTTCGGCGGCGGCACCAGCGACTTCTCGATCCTGCGCTTCGAGCCCGGCCCGCCGCGCCGCGTCGCGCCGCTGGGCCATGCGGGCGTCGGCATCGCCGGCGACGCGCTGGACTACCGCATCATCGACCACGTGGTTTCGCCGCGCTTCGGCAAGGGCACGAGCTATGCGATCATGGGCAAGGACCTGCCCGTGCCGCCCGGCTGGTACGCCAATTTCGCCCGCTGGCACCGGCTCTCGCTGATGCGCGCCCCGCGCACCCTGCGCGAGATCGAGGAGGTCGCCCGCACCGCCGACCACCCGGAGCGCCTGCGCCACCTGATCCGCTTCATCGAGGAGGAGGCGGGCTACGCGCTCTACCAGGCCGTCTCCGGCGCCAAGGCCGCGCTTTCCCGCGCCCCCACCACCACGCTGCGCTTCGAGCACGAGGGATTCCGGCTGGAGGAGGAGGTCGCCCGCGCCGATTTCGAGCGCTGGATCGCCCCGGAACTGGCCCAGTTCGAGGCGGCGGTGGACCGTGCCCTGGCCGATGCGGGACTGGGGGAGGGGGAGGTGGACCGGGTCTTCCTCACCGGCGGCACCTCCCTGGTCCCGGCGGTGCGGCAGCTCTTCGAGCGGCGCTTCGGCCCGGCGAAGGTGGCGGGTGGCAGCGAGTTCGTCTCTGTGGCGGAGGGTCTCGCGCTGATCGGCGCCGAGGCGCAGGATAGCTAG
- a CDS encoding M3 family oligoendopeptidase, protein MSQIRFEDIDAETPSRQSLSARYAVIEALLGRPGTSGHAEALEEWDRLRREYETWSSLVHLRFSQDTTDEEVRAAREYADALAPVATEHEVAVKRRLLADPDRRALERLTGPHALRLWETDITTFEPAIAKDLEEEAKLGARYTALLASARFEIGGKSVNLSGLAPYAEDLDRDTRHRAERLRWSFFEANAKELDAIYDGLVKLRHGMARKLGYDSYTPLAYRNMRRVDYGPEDVARYREQVVEHVVPLVSRLLEQQRRENGWERLYFWDEALVDPRGNPKPAGCHDLLVTRAQAMFDAMDPRLGAFYRLMHEGGFLDLKNRPGKAGGGFCTSFPSYGVPFIFANFNGTNHDIGVFTHEMGHAFQNWESREQPGIDYLWPTMEAAEIHSMGLEFLTWPQMERMVEPGAADRFRRLHLITSLAFLPYGVCVDHFQHEVYANPDASPAERHAIWQRLEKLYMPWTDYGDLAYPARGGRWQAKHHIYRSPFYYIDYTLALCCAMQLWVKSRRDYAGTLETYVSLCGQGGSAPFGELVRSAGLVSPFEPGALAEVVREAEAVLGA, encoded by the coding sequence ATGAGCCAGATCCGCTTCGAGGATATCGACGCCGAGACGCCGAGCCGGCAGAGCCTCTCCGCGCGATACGCCGTCATCGAGGCGCTGCTGGGTCGTCCCGGCACCTCCGGCCACGCCGAGGCGCTGGAGGAGTGGGACCGGCTGCGGCGCGAATACGAGACCTGGAGCTCGCTGGTGCATCTGCGATTCTCGCAGGACACCACCGACGAGGAGGTCAGGGCGGCGCGCGAATATGCCGATGCCCTGGCCCCGGTCGCGACGGAGCACGAGGTCGCCGTCAAGCGCCGCCTGCTGGCCGACCCCGACCGCCGGGCGCTGGAACGCCTCACCGGCCCCCATGCGCTGCGCCTCTGGGAAACCGACATCACCACCTTCGAGCCGGCGATCGCCAAGGACCTGGAGGAGGAAGCGAAGCTCGGCGCCCGCTACACCGCGCTGCTCGCCTCCGCCCGCTTCGAGATCGGCGGCAAGTCGGTGAACCTGTCCGGCCTCGCCCCCTATGCCGAGGATCTGGACCGCGACACCCGCCATCGCGCCGAGCGCCTGCGCTGGAGCTTCTTCGAGGCGAATGCGAAGGAGCTGGACGCGATCTATGACGGGCTGGTGAAGCTGCGCCACGGCATGGCGCGCAAGCTGGGCTACGACAGCTACACGCCGCTCGCCTATCGCAACATGCGCCGGGTGGATTACGGGCCGGAGGACGTGGCCCGCTACCGCGAGCAGGTGGTGGAGCATGTCGTGCCCCTGGTGTCCCGCCTGCTGGAGCAGCAGCGCCGCGAGAATGGCTGGGAGAGGCTGTATTTCTGGGATGAGGCGCTGGTCGATCCCCGGGGCAACCCGAAGCCCGCCGGCTGCCACGACCTGCTCGTGACCCGCGCCCAGGCGATGTTCGACGCGATGGACCCGCGCCTCGGCGCCTTCTACCGCCTGATGCACGAGGGCGGCTTCCTCGACCTCAAGAACCGCCCGGGCAAGGCGGGCGGCGGCTTCTGCACCTCCTTCCCCAGCTACGGCGTCCCCTTCATCTTCGCCAACTTCAACGGCACCAACCACGATATCGGCGTCTTCACCCACGAGATGGGGCACGCCTTCCAGAACTGGGAAAGCCGCGAGCAGCCGGGCATCGACTATCTCTGGCCGACCATGGAGGCGGCGGAGATCCATTCCATGGGCCTCGAATTCCTCACCTGGCCGCAGATGGAGAGGATGGTGGAACCCGGCGCCGCCGACCGCTTCCGCCGCCTGCACCTGATCACCTCGCTCGCCTTCCTGCCCTATGGCGTCTGCGTGGATCACTTCCAGCACGAGGTCTATGCCAACCCCGATGCCAGCCCGGCCGAGCGCCACGCGATCTGGCAGCGGCTGGAGAAGCTCTACATGCCCTGGACGGATTACGGCGACCTCGCCTATCCGGCGCGGGGCGGGCGCTGGCAGGCCAAGCACCACATCTACCGTTCGCCCTTCTACTACATCGACTATACCCTGGCGCTCTGCTGCGCGATGCAGCTCTGGGTGAAGTCGCGCCGCGACTATGCGGGCACGCTGGAAACCTATGTCTCCCTGTGCGGCCAGGGCGGCTCGGCCCCCTTCGGCGAACTCGTCCGCTCCGCCGGCCTCGTCTCGCCCTTCGAGCCGGGCGCCCTGGCCGAGGTGGTGCGCGAGGCCGAGGCCGTGCTCGGGGCGTGA
- a CDS encoding TIGR03862 family flavoprotein: MTAAPPEKGRPGGAAAVAVVGAGPAGLFAAECLARAGCAVTVFDRMPSPARKLLIAGRGGLNLTHSEPLEAFLPRYGTARDWLEPAIRAFPPEALRRWCEELGQPTFTGSSGRVFPTAFKAAPLLRAWLRRLDALGVRLRPRHRWTGWDGQGRLLFGPEGAEAFAWRTDAVLLALGGASWPRLGSDAAWVPVLREAGIAVSPLRPANAGFTLDWSPLFRERAAGEPLKRVALHFGGHTVRGEAVVTAEGLEGGVFYALSAPLREAIARRGEAVPQLDLRPDLPAEEVLRRLSAPRRGQSLSNFLRKTLALPPVAIGLLREVARGAPDSLSDPARLASLVKALPLRLTGIRPIERAISSAGGIAREEVEEGFMLRRRPGVFVAGEMLDWEAPTGGYLLQACFSTGRAAAEGMLQWLDVPEVPPPAH, translated from the coding sequence GTGACGGCGGCTCCCCCGGAGAAAGGGCGGCCCGGAGGCGCGGCGGCGGTCGCGGTGGTCGGCGCCGGCCCCGCCGGGCTCTTCGCCGCGGAATGCCTGGCCAGGGCGGGCTGCGCTGTCACCGTCTTCGACCGCATGCCGTCCCCCGCCCGCAAGCTGCTGATCGCCGGGCGCGGCGGCCTGAACCTGACCCATAGCGAGCCGCTGGAGGCCTTTCTTCCCCGCTATGGCACGGCCCGCGACTGGCTGGAGCCCGCCATCCGGGCTTTCCCGCCCGAGGCGCTGCGCCGCTGGTGCGAGGAACTGGGGCAGCCCACCTTCACCGGCAGCAGCGGCCGCGTCTTTCCCACCGCCTTCAAGGCGGCTCCGCTGCTGCGCGCCTGGCTGCGCCGCCTGGATGCCCTGGGCGTGCGCCTGCGCCCACGGCACCGCTGGACCGGCTGGGACGGGCAGGGGAGGCTGCTCTTCGGGCCCGAGGGGGCGGAGGCCTTCGCGTGGCGGACCGATGCCGTACTTCTGGCCCTGGGAGGCGCTTCCTGGCCGCGCCTGGGCTCGGACGCCGCCTGGGTGCCGGTTCTGCGGGAGGCCGGGATCGCCGTCTCGCCGCTCCGTCCCGCCAATGCCGGCTTCACCCTCGACTGGTCGCCCCTGTTCCGCGAACGCGCGGCCGGCGAACCGCTGAAACGCGTCGCCCTGCATTTCGGGGGCCACACGGTCCGGGGCGAGGCGGTCGTGACGGCCGAGGGGCTGGAAGGCGGGGTGTTCTACGCCCTTTCCGCCCCGTTGCGCGAAGCCATCGCCCGCCGGGGAGAGGCGGTGCCGCAGCTCGATCTCCGCCCGGACCTTCCGGCGGAGGAGGTGCTGCGGCGTCTTTCCGCGCCCCGTCGCGGGCAATCCCTCTCCAACTTCCTGCGCAAGACCCTGGCCCTGCCACCCGTGGCCATCGGCCTGTTGCGGGAGGTGGCGCGAGGCGCGCCGGACAGCCTGTCGGACCCCGCGCGGCTGGCATCGCTGGTCAAGGCGCTGCCGCTGCGGCTGACCGGGATCAGGCCGATCGAGCGCGCCATCTCCTCGGCCGGCGGCATCGCCAGGGAGGAAGTCGAGGAAGGCTTCATGCTCCGCCGCCGCCCCGGCGTCTTCGTCGCGGGCGAGATGCTGGACTGGGAGGCGCCGACCGGCGGCTATCTGCTGCAGGCCTGTTTCAGCACCGGCCGCGCGGCGGCGGAGGGGATGCTGCAATGGCTGGACGTGCCGGAAGTGCCCCCGCCGGCACACTGA
- a CDS encoding GlsB/YeaQ/YmgE family stress response membrane protein translates to MGIIWTIIIGFIVGLIAKFLMPGRDPGGFIITTILGIIGAVVATYLGQAVGWYGPGQGAGFIASIVGAVIVLFIYRMVARRSNSV, encoded by the coding sequence GTGGGCATCATCTGGACCATCATCATCGGCTTCATCGTGGGCCTGATCGCCAAGTTCCTGATGCCTGGGCGTGACCCTGGCGGCTTCATCATCACCACGATCCTGGGCATCATCGGTGCCGTGGTGGCCACTTATCTCGGCCAGGCCGTCGGCTGGTACGGACCAGGACAGGGGGCCGGCTTCATCGCCTCCATCGTCGGCGCCGTCATCGTCCTCTTTATCTACCGCATGGTGGCCCGGCGTTCGAACTCCGTCTGA
- a CDS encoding iron-containing alcohol dehydrogenase encodes MLVSLVTPRLILLGGGAVAQVAEVLAQFGLSRPLVVTDPWMVSSGMVERCLEPLRQAGLHPSVFSDTVPDPTDTVVAAGVECLRGARHDCLIGFGGGSPMDTAKAMAIQAALEPGVHIRSVKFPARADRGAMPVICIPTTAGTGSEATRFTIVTDTERDEKMLIAGLGALPLAAIVDHELSWTVPPRITADTGVDSLTHALEAFVSRRANPFSDDYARQAMRLIAPNLRAVYARPDDVAAREAMMRGALLAGIAFSNASVALVHGMSRPLGAHFHVPHGLSNAMLLPAVTAYSLPGALPRYAEAARIMGVAGPEEGDQAAAARLVEALRALNRDLAVPSPAAWGIEEQRWNTLLPLMAEQALASGSPGNNPRVPEKEEIIGLYREVYGD; translated from the coding sequence ATGCTGGTTTCCCTGGTCACACCCCGGTTGATCCTCCTGGGCGGCGGCGCGGTGGCTCAGGTCGCCGAAGTGCTGGCGCAGTTCGGGCTATCCCGCCCTCTGGTGGTGACCGATCCCTGGATGGTCTCTTCCGGCATGGTGGAACGCTGCCTGGAGCCGCTGCGCCAGGCCGGTCTCCACCCGTCCGTCTTCTCCGACACCGTGCCCGACCCCACCGATACGGTGGTGGCCGCCGGCGTGGAGTGCCTGCGCGGTGCCCGGCATGACTGCCTGATCGGCTTCGGTGGCGGCAGCCCGATGGACACCGCCAAGGCCATGGCCATCCAGGCCGCGCTGGAACCCGGCGTCCATATCCGCAGCGTGAAGTTCCCCGCCCGGGCGGATCGCGGGGCCATGCCGGTGATCTGCATCCCCACCACCGCCGGCACCGGCAGCGAGGCCACCCGCTTCACCATCGTCACCGACACGGAACGCGACGAGAAGATGCTGATCGCCGGCCTGGGCGCCCTGCCGCTGGCCGCCATCGTGGACCACGAGCTGAGCTGGACCGTCCCGCCCCGGATCACCGCCGATACCGGCGTGGACAGCCTGACCCATGCGCTGGAGGCCTTCGTGTCCCGCCGGGCCAACCCCTTCTCCGACGACTATGCCCGCCAGGCCATGCGCCTCATCGCGCCCAACCTGCGGGCCGTCTATGCCCGGCCGGACGACGTCGCGGCGCGGGAGGCCATGATGCGGGGCGCCCTGCTGGCGGGGATCGCCTTTTCCAACGCCTCGGTCGCCCTGGTGCATGGCATGTCCCGCCCTCTGGGCGCGCATTTCCATGTGCCGCACGGACTGTCCAACGCCATGCTGCTGCCCGCCGTGACCGCCTACAGCCTGCCGGGCGCCCTGCCGCGCTATGCGGAGGCGGCGCGGATCATGGGCGTGGCGGGGCCGGAGGAGGGCGACCAGGCGGCAGCGGCCCGGCTCGTCGAGGCCCTGCGCGCGCTGAACCGTGACCTCGCCGTGCCGTCCCCCGCCGCCTGGGGGATCGAGGAGCAGCGCTGGAACACGCTCCTGCCCCTGATGGCGGAACAGGCCCTGGCCTCCGGCAGCCCCGGCAACAACCCGCGCGTGCCGGAGAAGGAGGAGATCATCGGGCTGTACCGGGAGGTGTATGGAGACTGA
- a CDS encoding FkbM family methyltransferase produces the protein MDLISYAQNQEDVMLWRALQRVENGFYIDVGAAHPEDLSVTRLFYDHGWSGINLEPNNAYFAELQAHRGRDINLPVCATAEPGERVFHEIPGTGLSTLDTSVAEEHARKGWELKERRVPGLTLAQICEQYRPDGPIHFLKIDVEGGEAEVLQGADFSRFRPWILLIEATRPLSQEPDHAVWENGLLAQGYRFAWFDGLNRFYVADERAAALLPYFTVQPNVFDGFLRAADLLQRHRDSETYAANEREARLRAEADRDRVEQARQKAEADRDHAEQARQKAEADRDQAEQARRKAEADRDRAEMASQKAEEAHALLLTAHKAALSSLEEAGTRRGEAEQRALSLREKMAGLEEALRDAGARARQMEQKAAAAGERERKAHAEYMVLRETLIAQTASAAEGTGIRIGQALEHADAAHRRLSEVMEERAQLEARLQEAEHRYVAAEVMNRAYHTSTSWRLTRPLRGVIYLLRRQIGLKDVGLYASRRVLPKLRGVHAGDDAKQVQGITEMPAPDETPALALPLPEVPSPAEAMPAREQDLSLRGQYVRRLLSHRLSSDARQGHPIMPAG, from the coding sequence ATGGATTTGATTTCCTACGCGCAGAACCAGGAAGACGTCATGCTCTGGCGGGCCCTGCAGCGTGTCGAGAACGGCTTCTACATCGATGTGGGCGCGGCACATCCGGAAGATCTGTCCGTGACGCGGCTGTTCTATGACCACGGATGGTCGGGCATCAATCTCGAGCCGAACAATGCCTACTTCGCCGAGCTCCAGGCCCATCGCGGACGGGACATCAACCTCCCGGTCTGCGCGACGGCCGAACCGGGGGAACGTGTTTTCCACGAGATCCCGGGGACGGGTCTTTCCACCCTTGATACGTCGGTGGCGGAAGAACACGCCCGCAAGGGCTGGGAGCTGAAGGAACGCCGTGTGCCCGGCCTGACGCTGGCGCAGATCTGCGAACAGTACAGGCCCGACGGCCCGATCCACTTCCTGAAGATCGATGTCGAGGGCGGCGAGGCGGAAGTTCTGCAGGGGGCGGATTTCAGCCGCTTCCGGCCCTGGATCCTGCTGATCGAGGCCACGCGCCCGCTTTCACAGGAACCGGATCACGCCGTCTGGGAGAACGGATTGCTGGCGCAAGGCTATCGCTTCGCCTGGTTCGATGGCCTCAACCGCTTCTATGTGGCGGATGAACGGGCTGCGGCGCTGCTGCCGTATTTCACGGTCCAGCCCAATGTCTTCGACGGCTTCCTTCGGGCTGCGGACCTGCTGCAGCGGCACCGGGATTCGGAAACCTACGCGGCCAACGAGCGGGAAGCCCGGCTGCGGGCCGAGGCGGATCGCGACCGCGTGGAACAAGCGCGCCAGAAGGCCGAGGCGGACCGCGACCACGCGGAACAGGCGCGCCAGAAGGCCGAGGCGGATCGTGACCAAGCGGAACAGGCGCGCCGGAAGGCCGAAGCGGATCGCGATCGCGCGGAGATGGCAAGCCAGAAGGCCGAGGAAGCCCATGCCCTTCTGCTGACGGCGCACAAGGCGGCCCTGTCCAGCCTAGAGGAAGCGGGGACGCGCCGGGGCGAAGCGGAACAGCGGGCCTTGTCGCTGCGGGAGAAGATGGCAGGGCTGGAAGAGGCGCTGCGGGACGCGGGGGCGCGCGCCCGTCAGATGGAGCAGAAAGCTGCTGCGGCCGGCGAGCGCGAAAGGAAGGCGCATGCCGAGTACATGGTCCTCCGGGAAACCCTGATCGCGCAGACGGCGTCGGCCGCCGAAGGGACCGGCATCCGCATCGGTCAGGCGCTGGAACATGCGGATGCCGCCCATCGCCGCCTTTCGGAGGTGATGGAGGAGCGCGCGCAACTGGAGGCCCGCCTGCAGGAGGCCGAGCATCGCTATGTCGCGGCGGAAGTGATGAACCGGGCCTATCACACCAGCACGTCCTGGCGCCTCACGCGTCCCTTGCGTGGCGTGATCTATCTGCTGCGCCGCCAGATCGGCCTGAAGGATGTCGGCCTCTACGCCTCGCGCCGCGTGCTGCCCAAGCTTCGCGGAGTCCATGCCGGCGACGATGCGAAGCAGGTGCAGGGCATCACCGAAATGCCGGCGCCGGACGAGACGCCCGCTCTCGCGCTTCCTTTGCCGGAGGTGCCTTCGCCGGCGGAGGCGATGCCGGCGAGGGAGCAGGATCTTTCCCTGCGCGGGCAGTATGTGCGGCGATTGCTCTCGCATCGCCTTTCCTCGGATGCCCGGCAGGGCCATCCCATCATGCCTGCTGGCTGA